The DNA region GGTAGGCGTGGATCCCCGTATCATGGGCATCGGTCCGGTCGGTGCCATTCGCATGGCATGCGAGCGTGCCGGGATCAGGGTCGCCGATCTCGGTCTGGTCGAGATCAACGAAGCCTTCGCCGCACAGAGCATCGCCTGTATCCGTGATCTGGAACTGGACACCGATATCGTGAACGTCAACGGTGGGGCGATCGCCATCGGCCATCCGCTCGGCATGAGCGGTGGCCGGATCCTCGGACATCTCGTGCGCGAGATGCACCGACGCAATGTCCGCTACGGTGCCGCTGCCCTGTGTATCGGTGTAGGTCAGGGACTGGCCGTCGTCGTCGAAAAAGCCTGAGCGACACGACGATGCACGTCTTCGTCATGATACCGGGGCCGGTCCGCAACCTCTTCGTAACCGTCAGGTGATCCGTCATGTCGGCACAGGACATCGATACTCTCTGGGACTACCGGGACCCCGCAGCCTCCGAAGCACGCTTCAGGGAACGTCTCGCGGTGGCCATCGCCGAAGGTGAGCCCCAGGCTCTCCATCTCGAGGTGCGCACCCAGATCGCACGTACGATGTCGTTGCGCCGCATGTTCGACGAAGCCCATGCCGAACTCGATGCCATCGAGCCATCCGTGATCGCGACGAACGAGCCCAGGCTTCATGTGCGGTGGGCCCTCGAAAAAGGACGTACCTGCAACTCGTCCGGACGCCGCGGCGAAGCCGTCGCTGCATTCCTGTCGGCATATGACGTGGCCGAGCGCCACGGCCTCGACTACTATACCATCGACGCGATGCACATGCTCGGCATCGCTTCGCCTGCAGAGGAAGCGCTGGACTGGAACATGCGGGCCATCGCCATGATCGAGCGTACCGACGACGTCCGCTCGAAGGGATGGCTCGGGCCGTTGTACAACAACACGGCCTGGACCTTGTTCGATATGGGGCGATATGACGAAGCCCTGGCGCTGTTCGAAAAGGATATCGTTCTGCGCACCACGATGGGCAGGGCGGAGCAGGCACGTATCGCGCGGTATTCGAAGGGCCGCGTCCTGCGTGCGCTCGGGAGGCTGGACGAAGCGGAAGTCATCCAGAACGCCAATCTCGACGAGATTGAACGGTCGCAGGCCGCCGCCGATGGCTTCGTACATGAGGAAATGGGGGAACTCCTGCTCGCCCGTGGCGACGACGCGGGGGCACGGAAGCATCTTTCACGAGCGTTCGATCTGCTGTCGGCCGACGGATGGATTTCGGCCAACGAACCCGGCAGACTGGAACGATTACGGGTTCTCACGGGCCGTTGAGGGAATCGTACAGGAATCCTGCCAAATGGGAAATCAGCGTTCCAGTGCTCCCAGGTGACGGTACGCATTGAGCAACACTCCTGTTGGCGTGGTCCTCGTACTCACAAATTCGAGGTTGCGGGCGCCGAAACTGTCTGAAAGAAGGCGTTTGCCTCTGCCCAGCAACACCGGATATACGATAAGGATAACCTCATCCGCCAACCCCTCGTCAAGCAGGGTGGACGTTAGCGATATACTTCCGGTAAGAACCAGATCCGGGCCATCTGTCGACTTCAGGTTGCGGAGCCCCTCCAGGATATCTCCGCCCAAGCCCTGTACCGGTCCCCATTCAAGGGTCTCTGGTCTATGAGTGACGACAAACTTCGTTGCGGCGTTCATAGCGTTGGCCATCGGGAAGTCCCCGGCACCAGGCCAGTATCCCAGGAATTCATCGTAGGTCTTGCGCCCAAGAAGCATGTCGAAGTCCTTACCGTATGCTTCCAGAAGCATATTCATCCCTGCTGGGGTACGATAAGGTGCCGTCCATCCTCCGTAGGCGTAGTTCTTGTCATGCTCGATCACGCCGTCAAGGGAGCAATGTTCAAAGATTCTGATCTTTCTCATGTCGTTGCTTCATTGTTTCATGATTGATTGACCAAACGTAGCGCAGACCAGATTCGCACATGGGGTGCGATGTCGACATTTACGGGTGTCATTTAACCATTTGCGTTGATATCGTGATAT from Candidatus Kapaibacterium thiocyanatum includes:
- a CDS encoding deaminase, which codes for MRKIRIFEHCSLDGVIEHDKNYAYGGWTAPYRTPAGMNMLLEAYGKDFDMLLGRKTYDEFLGYWPGAGDFPMANAMNAATKFVVTHRPETLEWGPVQGLGGDILEGLRNLKSTDGPDLVLTGSISLTSTLLDEGLADEVILIVYPVLLGRGKRLLSDSFGARNLEFVSTRTTPTGVLLNAYRHLGALER